The genomic interval TGGAGAGTCGATTGACGTTACCGCCAAATTTTTCTCCGATCATTTTGGCTTGATCAGTCGGAATGGCCAGCGATCGGGAAACGAACACGCCCGGTGGCAAACCGCTAAAAATGGATTCCGTGGGTGGATCGCATCGAGCGGGTGTGATGATCGAAAGCACCAGGGCGATGGCGAACAGAGTTGAGAGAGGTTTTGGCATCGGATTATGTTTTATTGGTCGTCAATCGGGGGTCTTTCAGCATAACAGAGTCGTGATGACCGGACTTCAGGCGATTCGAGAAGACTCGCTTGAGCGGGCGTGTGTATACTGGAGCGAATAGCGAATTCCAGGGCATGCTGGCTGGGCCAGGTTGAATCGAGCCGACACAATTGGGCCGACACAATGGGGCCGAGTCTGAGCATCCGCCAAACTTTCCCCTGAATCTAAAACCAACATGAAACGACGTCATTTCCTTGGGGCTGGTGCGGTCGCCACCCTTGCACTCGCAAAGCCTGGTTTCTTGTACGCGTTGGATGCGGACAATGTCTATCGAAAGAACATCGGGATTCAACTTTACACGCTGCGGAATCAGATCAACGCCGATGTCAAGGCGACCCTCAAAGCGGTCGCCGATGCCGGGTACCGTCAGGTGGAACCGTACGGATTTCCCAATGCCGTGCCGATGATCCAGGCGGCTCGCGACAACGGCATGGAAATTCACTCCAGCCACTTTGACTGGGACAGCGTTGTCAATCCGGATGACAAAGGTGTTCGCCCGTTTTCAGAGATCCTCGATGCGGCCAAAGACGCCGGGCTGACTCATTTGGTGGTCCCCTATTTGGCCGATCGAAATCGCAAGAATCTGGACGACTACAAACTGCTGGCCGAGAGATGCAACAAAGGGGCCGAGGAAGCAAAGAAGGCGGGCATCCAGCTTGCCTACCACAACCATGCGTTTGAATTCAAACCGATGGATGGCGGTAAGACAGGCTACGACGTGATGATGGCTGAGTTTTCCGACGAGATGAAATTTGAAGTCGATGTGTTTTGGGTCGAGGTCGGCGGGCACAACCCGGTCGACCTGATCGGCAAACTGAAGGGCCGTGTGTCGCAATTGCACCTCAAAGATTTGAACGCATCAGTGAAGACACCGAATTTTGGTTCGGTACCCAACGAAGCGTTTGAGGAACTCGGCGACGGCGTGATCCCGATGGAGCCGATCATCAAGGCAGCAGCCGACGCAGGCGTCACGCACTGTCATGTCGAGCAGGATCAATCGCCCGATCCGCTGGCAAGCATTCGGCAGAGCATCGACTACCTCAAGACGCTGTAGCGTTCGAGTGGTTTGTCAGCCCAGGTGGTTTGTCAGCCCAGGTTGGCTCGGTTCTGCATCATCATCGACTTCATGAAATCCGGCACGGCTCCGATGTAGCAATCGCAGTGACTGCAAACCGATGCCGATGCGGAAACGGATACGCCGCAACGGGTACATGGACGCATCAACTCGGTCTCCGAGGGTGCGGTATGACTTGGAGGTGGGGTTCCCAGAATTCGGACCACAGCGGTGTCTGAGACCTGCTGCTTGTAGGTTTCACCAAAAATGAACTTGCTCTTGCATTTCGGGCAAGCGATTTGTTTGCCGATCAGTTGAGCCGGTCCTCGCAGTTTGTGTCCATTGGGACAATCGCATGTGAGTTTTTCATCGGTGGGTCGTACCATTCTTGTTCCCTTTCCCGTGTTTGTGATCGGCCGAAGGTGAGTGCAAAGCATCAAACTCAGCCTGTTGTCTTACGATGGTCCGTCATGATCGACTGGAGCATGAATCATTGGTGCCCGTTCAGGTCGCATGGCATCGCCAAGTCATCGGATTTTCTGTTCGCTGAGAATCGTAGGATCTTGGCAATTCCGCCATCCG from Stieleria varia carries:
- a CDS encoding sugar phosphate isomerase/epimerase family protein encodes the protein MKRRHFLGAGAVATLALAKPGFLYALDADNVYRKNIGIQLYTLRNQINADVKATLKAVADAGYRQVEPYGFPNAVPMIQAARDNGMEIHSSHFDWDSVVNPDDKGVRPFSEILDAAKDAGLTHLVVPYLADRNRKNLDDYKLLAERCNKGAEEAKKAGIQLAYHNHAFEFKPMDGGKTGYDVMMAEFSDEMKFEVDVFWVEVGGHNPVDLIGKLKGRVSQLHLKDLNASVKTPNFGSVPNEAFEELGDGVIPMEPIIKAAADAGVTHCHVEQDQSPDPLASIRQSIDYLKTL